The DNA segment CCGCCGCCTGGCGCGTGCAGAACACAACAGAGGACAAGGCTGGGACGGATCGCTTCTACCAGTTCGCTCACAGGTGCGAATTCACGCTGGCACAGTCTTGTTAGTTTGGCTTCAGCCCGGCGGACCCCACTCCCACGGTCAATCGCAACCCGACACTTCGCAAGATTGGTCCATGCGATCTCCCTCCTGCTCATGCCAAGATAGTCCTCCACGAGCGAGCGGAAGTGGCGCTTCCAGCGAGCCCAGCGGGGAAGCGCGTCCTCGTACGCAGTTCGCACGGCCGCTAGGTAGTCATAGTCCTCGTCTCGAGAGCGGCCGCGCTGCACCCAGCGCCGATGCGCGTTCACCAACTCCGCGTTCGTCCGCCGGATCACTGAGTCGCGTGCTTCGTCCTCAGGCCGCCCCTCCCTGTGAACAGCGCCAACGCACAGAATCCCGGTTCCTTCGCGGTAGCCCCCGCCGAGACATCCCGGCCATCTCACCTCGTTACCGTCAACACGCCATGTCCCAGGTACAGCCGCTCCCAAGTCTTCGCACCGCTCGCGATGGGATTTCGGACAGTTGATGATGGACCACGCGTAGTCCAGCCAACGTTCCTCGGTCTCGGTCATCTTCGCTCTGTCTCTTTCCCGCGTAAGCTTCAACGCGTTCGACCTCGTCAGTCTCAGAACTCATCCAGTCCGCCTGTTGCCGCTTCAATTCCGACTCATCCAGAGTTCGTGCAGCTCCGGCTGAACGGCGCAAGGCTTTGTATTAAACGACTTGCCTAGCACATACCACCGACGCCCAGGCATCCATCCGCGAGGACTAGGCAGGAAGGGACGCGGACGGTCGATCTCGATGCGTTGATCGACAGCGTGGCCGCCGACCTCCTGGATCTGGGCCACGAACTTGTCGTGCCCGACTCCGATCGAGTGCTGGCGGCATGCCGGCCCGTGGCGTTGCGCCGTGCCTCCCGCAACCTGCTGGAGAACGCGGGTGCCACGGCGTTCGGGCGACGGCGCGAGTCGCCGACGACGACGGACGTGTGCTCGTCGTCATTGAGGACGACGGTCCTGGCATCCCGAAGGCCGATCTGGAGCGGATGTTCGAGATCTTCTTCCAACTCGATTCCGAAGACTGGCTACGGTTCGTCGCCCAGATCGTCGACCGGAAACACGAACCCTCTGTTGCTGTTGTACGACGATGCCCAGGCCATCTACCGACCCACAGGGCGATCAGGTGGTGCTTCTGACACGACAGAGCAGCAAAGGACTGACGTTTCCGCGTGTGATTCTCGTCGGCTTGGGGAAACTACGGGCCGCGCACGAGAACGTTGCCGAGGCAACCCGCCTGCTATATGTCGCGATGACATGCACGCGCGAATGCCTGTAGGAACGGCAAGTGAGACCAACGTTTACACGCAGAAGATTGAATCTGCCACGGCTGCGAAAAACCGTGTTGCCCTTTTGGCCATGGACTCTCCGGACACCTCGACGATCCGCTCATCGCCGTTCGCTGGCCAGTACGGTCAGGACTTGCTCCATGATCTGCGCGACCGCGTCCTCGTGCCCCATGTGCCACCGGGAAGGCTCTGACATGGTTTCGTCCAGCAATTGAGCCAGCGAGCACCGAAGCGCCGTCAGCTTGCCCGTGGACAACGGATTGGGGTCATCGGGCCGGAACATGACGCCCAGGTCCTCGTAGTTGCTCCGGGCCTCGGATAGGCTGTAACCGGACTTCTCCCATTCTTCGTCGGACAGTTCGTCCGGCACCAGCTCTGGATCGTCGGGTTCCGGAAAACTCCATGCGTTGCGATGGCGCCAGACGCCCTCGGCACGGAGGACGCAGGGTTCCCCGTCATTGTCGATCCCGGTTCCGAAATCCGGATACCCGCACACGATGCATTCCTTGGCGCTGAACCATCTCCC comes from the Deltaproteobacteria bacterium genome and includes:
- a CDS encoding ATP-binding domain-containing protein, with the protein product MPRPSTDPQGDQVVLLTRQSSKGLTFPRVILVGLGKLRAAHENVAEATRLLYVAMTCTRECL